One window of Cohnella hashimotonis genomic DNA carries:
- a CDS encoding carbohydrate ABC transporter permease, whose product MNDQMIAGDSVAGANQKTYWTRKRREQWAGWIFIAPEVVGLIVLSLFPLISSLVLSFTEWNLVGGLSAIRFIGLDNFVQLFKDDHFILALKNNVWFTVGTVPLTMLIGIVLAALIHKKLYAKTYFKVAFFIPYICSTVAIAAVWQALYHPSKGPLNQMLMDMGMSNPPRWLVDTSFSLIAIMVIYIWQVLGYQIIIFLAGMSNIPEELYEAARIDGATGIQQFRRITVPLLGPTIFFLAITSTISSFKVFDLIKFLTNGGPNYASTVIVYQIYEEGFERFKMGYASAMSWALFLMILLVTSITWISQNRKVHY is encoded by the coding sequence ATGAATGATCAGATGATTGCCGGAGATTCGGTCGCGGGTGCCAATCAAAAAACATATTGGACGCGTAAAAGACGAGAGCAATGGGCCGGATGGATCTTTATCGCGCCGGAAGTCGTCGGTCTGATCGTACTCTCTCTATTTCCGTTGATCTCGAGCCTCGTGCTCAGCTTTACGGAGTGGAACCTGGTAGGCGGGTTGTCGGCGATCCGGTTTATCGGACTGGACAACTTCGTACAGTTGTTCAAGGACGATCATTTTATCCTTGCTTTGAAGAACAATGTTTGGTTTACGGTCGGCACAGTACCGCTCACGATGTTGATCGGCATCGTGCTGGCTGCGCTCATTCATAAAAAGCTGTATGCGAAGACGTATTTTAAAGTGGCCTTCTTTATTCCGTATATTTGCTCGACCGTCGCGATTGCCGCCGTATGGCAGGCGCTTTATCACCCGTCCAAGGGACCGCTCAATCAAATGCTGATGGATATGGGGATGTCTAACCCGCCGCGTTGGCTGGTCGATACGAGCTTCTCGCTGATCGCGATTATGGTCATATATATCTGGCAGGTTCTCGGCTATCAGATCATTATTTTTCTGGCCGGGATGTCTAACATCCCGGAGGAATTGTACGAAGCCGCCAGAATCGACGGCGCGACCGGCATTCAGCAGTTCAGGCGCATTACCGTTCCGCTGCTGGGGCCGACGATTTTTTTTCTGGCGATTACGAGCACCATTTCATCCTTTAAGGTGTTTGATCTGATCAAGTTTTTGACGAACGGGGGCCCGAACTACGCGAGCACGGTCATTGTGTACCAGATTTACGAGGAAGGGTTCGAGCGCTTTAAGATGGGTTATGCTTCAGCCATGTCGTGGGCGCTGTTTCTGATGATTCTGCTCGTAACGTCGATTACCTGGATCTCGCAAAACCGGAAAGTCCATTACTAG